A region from the Phoenix dactylifera cultivar Barhee BC4 unplaced genomic scaffold, palm_55x_up_171113_PBpolish2nd_filt_p 001166F, whole genome shotgun sequence genome encodes:
- the LOC103710316 gene encoding uncharacterized protein LOC103710316, which produces MAFSYTSKAFIAIILALNLLVPQVLGAVTCERLDRSTCAFAVSSAGTRCVLEKRVRRGGQEEYTCRASRIEADGLKDHVETDECLEACGLGRDTLGISSDSLLDSRFTQKLCSARCFNGCPNIVNLYFNLAAGEGVFLPKLCETHRTSNRRTMAEIRSSGEVMPTYGPEAATSNKLLAYAPTQSSDILLSSSAKAPSMV; this is translated from the exons ATGGCGTTCTCCTACACTTCCAAAGCCTTCATTGCCATAATCCTTGCTCTCAACTTATTAGTACCACAGGTGCTCG GAGCTGTCACGTGCGAGAGGCTGGACCGAAGCACGTGTGCATTCGCCGTGTCGTCCGCCGGCACACGGTGCGTTTTGGAGAAGCGTGTGAGGAGGGGAGGACAGGAGGAGTACACGTGTCGCGCATCCAGAATCGAGGCGGACGGATTGAAGGACCACGTCGAGACGGACGAGTGCCTCGAGGCTTGCGGACTCGGCCGTGATACCCTCGGGATCTCTTCAGATTCTTTGTTGGATTCTCGCTTCACCCAGAAGCTGTGCTCGGCCAGGTGTTTTAATGGCTGCCCCAACATCGTCAATCTCTACTTCAATCTTGCCGCTGGAGAAG GTGTCTTCCTTCCCAAATTATGCGAAACGCACCGAACAAGCAACCGAAGGACCATGGCTGAGATTAGAAGCTCTGGTGAGGTGATGCCAACGTACGGACCAGAGGCTGCAACATCTAACAAGCTTCTAGCATATGCTCCAACTCAATCCTCTGATATTCTTCTCTCCAGCTCTGCAAAGGCGCCTTCTATGGTGTAA